The sequence below is a genomic window from Candidatus Alcyoniella australis.
AAGTCAGCAGATCCGCTACCCGACCCTGCTGACCATGCTCGGGATGGCGATGGTCTACCTGGTGCTGCTGGCCATGGAGCGCGAGCGCAAGGGCTACGCCCTGGCCGCCGGGCTGGTCGGCGCGCTGATGCTCTACACCAACTATTTCTCGCTGGGGATCATCGGCGCTCTGGGCCTGGTGGCGCTGGTCCAGGTATTGGTTCGGCGCGAGGAACGTTGGCAGGGGCTGGTCGGGCCGCTGCTGGTGATGCTGGTCGGACTTTTCGCTGCCGCGGTCCCCTACCTGCTGTTCATTTTGGGGTGGAAGGTCTGGCCCGGGCTGCTGCTGCTGCTGCTGCTCCCTGTGCTGCTGGGAGTGGTGCGTTGGCCCGCGTCCTGGTCGCGGCCGCTGATGGCGCCGTGCATCGCCCTGGCGCTGTTTCTGCCCTGGGTGCCGATCATGCTGCTGATGATGACCCGCACGGTGAGCAACTATCATTACCCGCTGAGTAGGGCGCTGTTTCACACGGCCCTGGCGTTCAGCTTCTCCACCGGGATTTACGGCATGCCGCGTGGCGACGCCAACACCGAGGTGCTGCAATTTTTAGGGCTGATCGATCGCGGCTGGCTGATCGCGTTGATGCTCGCACCGTTCGCCCTACTGCTGATCGCCGGACTGATCTCGCGCTACGGCGAACGCAAACGCAGGCTGGTGCTCTATGCGCTGCTGTTCGTCTCCACGGGCTTCAGCCTGTTCGTCTGCTCGCGCACCCGGCTCTACCAGCCCAAGTATGTGATGCCCAGCCTGCCGCTGCTGCTGATCGTGCTCGGCGCGGGGCTGTACAACATCGGCCGTTGGCGCCGCTCGTTGGCCGTGGTGCTGGTGCTGATCGTTGCGCTGCTTGGCGCTCGGTCGCTGACGCGTTACTACAGTCGGCCGCTTTATAACCAGGAGCACTACCGCGAGATCGGGCGCTACCTGGCGCAGCACGCCCGCAACTCCGACGCGCTGCTGTTCTATCACTGGATTTCGCAGCAGTGCACCTGCTACTACATGCAGCGCGAGCTGCCCGGCGTGTTCATCGTGCCCACGGTGCAACAGATGCTCAACTTTAACGCCGGACGCGATCGCGCGCGCGCGGGAATGATGCTTGAGGCCGACCAGAACGCGAATCTGGCGGTTGCGTTGCGCGCGGCGCGCCTACGCGCGTCGGGCGATCTCGACCAACGCCGGGCAATGCTGATTCAGGGCGATATAATGTCGTACGGGGCTACGGCAAGCATGCTCAAGACCCTGCCGCGCGACTACGAGCGGCTGTGGGTGCTTTCGACATACGCGGAAAAGCGCGACCCCACGGGCTTTACGCAACAGCTGGTGCGCACGCTCTACGCGCGGCTCTCGGCGGCGGGCGTCTCGCGTTGGGCCGGAGAGAGCCTGGCGCTGTTCGATTTGCACCAGCCGCCACTCGCGGACGAGGTTGATAATTGATCGCCCTGCGCAGCCTGTGGTAAAGATCTGATGATGATTGACGAAGTTGGAATTTTCGTAAAGCGCAAAGATCCGGCGGCCGCTGACGTGGCCTGCGATCTGGTACGTTGGCTCAACGCCCGCGACGTGCAGGTGTTTCTCGAGCCCGACAGCGCCTGTTGCGCGCCTAGCACTCGACAGTGCGTCAAGGGGCGGATTTTCAACCGCTCCAAGCTGCTGATCGTGCTCGGCGGCGACGGCACGATGATCGCCGCGGTACGCGCTCTGTCCGGACGCCAGGTCCCGGTGATGGGCGTGAACATGGGGCACCTGGGCTTTCTGACCGAGATCACCCTCGAGGAGATGTACCCGGCGGTGGAGCAGGCGCTGCAAGGCCGACTGCGCGTCGAGAACCGGATGACGCTGCAGGCCACGCATATTTCCAAAGCCAAAGGGCGCCGTCGCACGCGGCACGTGCTCAACGACGTGGTGATCAATAAAAGCGCGATCGCCCGCATGCTGGACCTCGACGTATCGCTCGACGGCGGCAAGCTGGCGCTGATCAAGGCCGACGGTATGGTCGCCGCGACTCCCACCGGCTCGACCGCCTACGCGATGAGCGCCGGCGGTCCGATCGTGCACA
It includes:
- a CDS encoding glycosyltransferase family 39 protein, whose product is MSAPLSDAQPDAGAKRRRAQILLALIAALGLALRLYQLTRLSFWSDECLTLAVTAMDPGRILRIILYTDVHPPAHYYIIALWQRISNDEAFIRLLPVLLGTATIPLIYLVGSRLINRSVGLWAALLLAISPLHVVQSQQIRYPTLLTMLGMAMVYLVLLAMERERKGYALAAGLVGALMLYTNYFSLGIIGALGLVALVQVLVRREERWQGLVGPLLVMLVGLFAAAVPYLLFILGWKVWPGLLLLLLLPVLLGVVRWPASWSRPLMAPCIALALFLPWVPIMLLMMTRTVSNYHYPLSRALFHTALAFSFSTGIYGMPRGDANTEVLQFLGLIDRGWLIALMLAPFALLLIAGLISRYGERKRRLVLYALLFVSTGFSLFVCSRTRLYQPKYVMPSLPLLLIVLGAGLYNIGRWRRSLAVVLVLIVALLGARSLTRYYSRPLYNQEHYREIGRYLAQHARNSDALLFYHWISQQCTCYYMQRELPGVFIVPTVQQMLNFNAGRDRARAGMMLEADQNANLAVALRAARLRASGDLDQRRAMLIQGDIMSYGATASMLKTLPRDYERLWVLSTYAEKRDPTGFTQQLVRTLYARLSAAGVSRWAGESLALFDLHQPPLADEVDN
- a CDS encoding NAD(+)/NADH kinase is translated as MIDEVGIFVKRKDPAAADVACDLVRWLNARDVQVFLEPDSACCAPSTRQCVKGRIFNRSKLLIVLGGDGTMIAAVRALSGRQVPVMGVNMGHLGFLTEITLEEMYPAVEQALQGRLRVENRMTLQATHISKAKGRRRTRHVLNDVVINKSAIARMLDLDVSLDGGKLALIKADGMVAATPTGSTAYAMSAGGPIVHTGVRSILIAPICPHTLNLRPVVLSDTAQIRVDLITERADAYITFDGQEGWSVDPGDRIHIRRGRYEVPIIQSPSKSTFDIMRSKLHWGER